Proteins from one Ahaetulla prasina isolate Xishuangbanna chromosome 2, ASM2864084v1, whole genome shotgun sequence genomic window:
- the LOC131189841 gene encoding gastrula zinc finger protein XlCGF57.1-like isoform X3 yields the protein MKENGNPTGERNESFANLDLGVHEISVHPDLPKEGENHKAPSRVESWDETLDRNLRWKTHPGEKPFQCLECGKSFSRSSELIRHKRVHTGEKPYECPECGKSFSQNRNLASHQRSHTGEKPYKCLECGKCFSNSGILTSHQRSHTGEKPYQCLECGKCFSQSGILTAHQAMHTGQKPFPCLECGKRFRQLIHLTSHERIHTGEKPFRCPECGKSFRQHIHLASHQRTHTGEKPFRCPECGKSFSQSSHLIRHERTHTGEKPFKCLSCEKNFGHSSELVRHERTHTGEKPFKCPECEKSFSRSSELIRHKRIHTGEKPYKCLECDKSFIDSTNLIRHQISHTGEKPYKCPECGKCFSQSRSLTAHRRIHTGEKPFKCQECGKCFSQSGILTAHQAMHTGQKPFKCLECGKRFRQHIHLTSHRRIHTGEKPFKCPDCGRSFRQHIHLTSHKRIHTGEKPFQCQECGKSFSHNSILISHVRTHTGDKPYKCLECGKSFTWSTLLIRHERTHTGEKPFKCQECGKGFSEGSLLSKHERRHAGEKPFKCLACGKNFFSSTLLIRHQRTHTGGKPLDIWSVGNASIV from the coding sequence ATGAAGGAAAATGGAAACCCAACTGGTGAAAGGAATGAATCATTTGCTAATTTGGACCTTGGCGTCCATGAAATTTCAGTCCACCCAGACCTTCCAAAAGAAGGGGAAAACCACAAGGCTCCTTCACGTGTAGAAAGTTGGGATGAAACGTTGGATAGGAACCTGCGCTGGAAAACCCACCCAGGAGAGAAGCCGTTTCAATGTCTTGAATGCGGGAAGAGTTTTAGCAGGAGCTCCGAACTGATTAGGCATAAAAGGGTTCATACGggagagaaaccctatgaatGCCCCGAGTGCGGAAAAAGCTTCAGTCAAAACAGAAACCTTGCTTCCCATCAAAGGagccacacgggagagaaaccttaCAAATGCTTGGAGTGCGGGAAGTGTTTCAGTAACAGCGGCATTCTCACTTCCCACCAGAGAAGCCACACCGGAGAGAAACCCTATCAATGTTTAGAGTGCGGGAAGTGCTTCAGTCAAAGCGGCATTCTCACGGCGCACCAAGCAATGCACACGGGGCAAAAGCCGTTTCCGTGCCTGGAGTGCGGGAAGAGGTTTCGCCAGCTCATACACCTTACCTCTCACGAGAGaatccacacgggagagaaacccttcCGGTGCCCGGAGTGCGGGAAGAGTTTCCGTCAACATATACATCTGGCTTCTCATCAAAGAacccacacgggagagaaacctttTCGGTGCCCGGAGTGCGGGAAGAGCTTTAGCCAGAGTTCACACCTGATTCGGCACGAAAGAacccacacgggagagaaaccgttTAAATGCCTCTCGTGCGAAAAGAACTTCGGTCACAGCTCCGAACTGGTTCGACACGAAAGAActcacacgggggagaagccctTTAAATGTCCCGAATGCGAGAAAAGCTTCAGTCGCAGCTCTGAACTTATTCGGCATAAAAGaatccacactggagagaaaccctataaatgcttGGAATGCGACAAGAGCTTCATCGATAGCACAAACCTTATTAGGCACCAGATAagccacacgggggagaaaccgtACAAGTGTCCAGAGTgcgggaaatgtttcagtcagagCAGAAGCCTGACGGCGCATCGACGGATTCACACGggcgagaaaccctttaaatgccaGGAGTGTGGGAAATGCTTCAGTCAGAGTGGGATCCTTACCGCGCATCAAGCCATGCACACGGGGCAGAAACCTTTCAAATGCCTGGAGTGCGGGAAGAGGTTCCGTCAGCACATCCACCTGACCTCCCACCGAAGAATCCACACGGGCGAGAAGCCGTTTAAATGCCCGGATTGCGGACGGAGCTTCCGTCAACACATACACCTCACCTCTCACAAAAGGATTCACACCGGGGAGAAACCTTTCCAGTGCCAGGAATGTGGCAAGAGTTTTAGTCACAACTCCATCCTTATTTCTCACGTGAGAACCCACACCGGAGACAAACCTTAcaaatgcttggagtgtggaaaaagcttcacTTGGAGCACCCTCCTGATTAGACACGAACGGACTCACACCggggagaaaccctttaaatgccaAGAGTGTGGCAAGGGCTTTAGTGAGGGCTCACTACTTAGCAAGCACGAGCGGCGTCACGCTGGGGAAAAACCCTTCAAATGTTTGGCGTGTGGAAAGAACTTTTTTTCTAGCACGCTTCTTATtcgacatcagaggactcacaccggGGGGAAACCGCTGGATATTTGGAGTGTGGGAAACGCATCAATTGTTTGA
- the LOC131189841 gene encoding gastrula zinc finger protein XlCGF57.1-like isoform X1 has translation MPNSLPFWVSKRYRNMETSAVDPFPKEGISQESHVASAGRTHNSIPFQNVAEEHGQGWIRRNNREVSQPVLEKSCTCQDVKDTFGNSGVMKENGNPTGERNESFANLDLGVHEISVHPDLPKEGENHKAPSRVESWDETLDRNLRWKTHPGEKPFQCLECGKSFSRSSELIRHKRVHTGEKPYECPECGKSFSQNRNLASHQRSHTGEKPYKCLECGKCFSNSGILTSHQRSHTGEKPYQCLECGKCFSQSGILTAHQAMHTGQKPFPCLECGKRFRQLIHLTSHERIHTGEKPFRCPECGKSFRQHIHLASHQRTHTGEKPFRCPECGKSFSQSSHLIRHERTHTGEKPFKCLSCEKNFGHSSELVRHERTHTGEKPFKCPECEKSFSRSSELIRHKRIHTGEKPYKCLECDKSFIDSTNLIRHQISHTGEKPYKCPECGKCFSQSRSLTAHRRIHTGEKPFKCQECGKCFSQSGILTAHQAMHTGQKPFKCLECGKRFRQHIHLTSHRRIHTGEKPFKCPDCGRSFRQHIHLTSHKRIHTGEKPFQCQECGKSFSHNSILISHVRTHTGDKPYKCLECGKSFTWSTLLIRHERTHTGEKPFKCQECGKGFSEGSLLSKHERRHAGEKPFKCLACGKNFFSSTLLIRHQRTHTGGKPLDIWSVGNASIV, from the exons ATGCCCAATTCACTTCCTTTCTGGGTTTCCAAACGTTACAGGAACATGGAAACTTCTGCCGTGGACCCATTCCCAAAAGAAGGAATATCACAGGAAAGCCATGTAGCTTCAGCTGGAAGGACCCACAATAGTATCCCCTTCCAGAATGTGGCTGAGGAAC ATGGGCAGGGGTGGATCAGAAGAAACAATAGAGAGGTGTCACAACCTGTGCTGGAGAAGAGTTGCACGTGCCAAGATGTAAAAGACACTTTTGGAAATTCAGGGGTAATGAAGGAAAATGGAAACCCAACTGGTGAAAGGAATGAATCATTTGCTAATTTGGACCTTGGCGTCCATGAAATTTCAGTCCACCCAGACCTTCCAAAAGAAGGGGAAAACCACAAGGCTCCTTCACGTGTAGAAAGTTGGGATGAAACGTTGGATAGGAACCTGCGCTGGAAAACCCACCCAGGAGAGAAGCCGTTTCAATGTCTTGAATGCGGGAAGAGTTTTAGCAGGAGCTCCGAACTGATTAGGCATAAAAGGGTTCATACGggagagaaaccctatgaatGCCCCGAGTGCGGAAAAAGCTTCAGTCAAAACAGAAACCTTGCTTCCCATCAAAGGagccacacgggagagaaaccttaCAAATGCTTGGAGTGCGGGAAGTGTTTCAGTAACAGCGGCATTCTCACTTCCCACCAGAGAAGCCACACCGGAGAGAAACCCTATCAATGTTTAGAGTGCGGGAAGTGCTTCAGTCAAAGCGGCATTCTCACGGCGCACCAAGCAATGCACACGGGGCAAAAGCCGTTTCCGTGCCTGGAGTGCGGGAAGAGGTTTCGCCAGCTCATACACCTTACCTCTCACGAGAGaatccacacgggagagaaacccttcCGGTGCCCGGAGTGCGGGAAGAGTTTCCGTCAACATATACATCTGGCTTCTCATCAAAGAacccacacgggagagaaacctttTCGGTGCCCGGAGTGCGGGAAGAGCTTTAGCCAGAGTTCACACCTGATTCGGCACGAAAGAacccacacgggagagaaaccgttTAAATGCCTCTCGTGCGAAAAGAACTTCGGTCACAGCTCCGAACTGGTTCGACACGAAAGAActcacacgggggagaagccctTTAAATGTCCCGAATGCGAGAAAAGCTTCAGTCGCAGCTCTGAACTTATTCGGCATAAAAGaatccacactggagagaaaccctataaatgcttGGAATGCGACAAGAGCTTCATCGATAGCACAAACCTTATTAGGCACCAGATAagccacacgggggagaaaccgtACAAGTGTCCAGAGTgcgggaaatgtttcagtcagagCAGAAGCCTGACGGCGCATCGACGGATTCACACGggcgagaaaccctttaaatgccaGGAGTGTGGGAAATGCTTCAGTCAGAGTGGGATCCTTACCGCGCATCAAGCCATGCACACGGGGCAGAAACCTTTCAAATGCCTGGAGTGCGGGAAGAGGTTCCGTCAGCACATCCACCTGACCTCCCACCGAAGAATCCACACGGGCGAGAAGCCGTTTAAATGCCCGGATTGCGGACGGAGCTTCCGTCAACACATACACCTCACCTCTCACAAAAGGATTCACACCGGGGAGAAACCTTTCCAGTGCCAGGAATGTGGCAAGAGTTTTAGTCACAACTCCATCCTTATTTCTCACGTGAGAACCCACACCGGAGACAAACCTTAcaaatgcttggagtgtggaaaaagcttcacTTGGAGCACCCTCCTGATTAGACACGAACGGACTCACACCggggagaaaccctttaaatgccaAGAGTGTGGCAAGGGCTTTAGTGAGGGCTCACTACTTAGCAAGCACGAGCGGCGTCACGCTGGGGAAAAACCCTTCAAATGTTTGGCGTGTGGAAAGAACTTTTTTTCTAGCACGCTTCTTATtcgacatcagaggactcacaccggGGGGAAACCGCTGGATATTTGGAGTGTGGGAAACGCATCAATTGTTTGA
- the LOC131189841 gene encoding gastrula zinc finger protein XlCGF57.1-like isoform X2 yields the protein METSAVDPFPKEGISQESHVASAGRTHNSIPFQNVAEEHGQGWIRRNNREVSQPVLEKSCTCQDVKDTFGNSGVMKENGNPTGERNESFANLDLGVHEISVHPDLPKEGENHKAPSRVESWDETLDRNLRWKTHPGEKPFQCLECGKSFSRSSELIRHKRVHTGEKPYECPECGKSFSQNRNLASHQRSHTGEKPYKCLECGKCFSNSGILTSHQRSHTGEKPYQCLECGKCFSQSGILTAHQAMHTGQKPFPCLECGKRFRQLIHLTSHERIHTGEKPFRCPECGKSFRQHIHLASHQRTHTGEKPFRCPECGKSFSQSSHLIRHERTHTGEKPFKCLSCEKNFGHSSELVRHERTHTGEKPFKCPECEKSFSRSSELIRHKRIHTGEKPYKCLECDKSFIDSTNLIRHQISHTGEKPYKCPECGKCFSQSRSLTAHRRIHTGEKPFKCQECGKCFSQSGILTAHQAMHTGQKPFKCLECGKRFRQHIHLTSHRRIHTGEKPFKCPDCGRSFRQHIHLTSHKRIHTGEKPFQCQECGKSFSHNSILISHVRTHTGDKPYKCLECGKSFTWSTLLIRHERTHTGEKPFKCQECGKGFSEGSLLSKHERRHAGEKPFKCLACGKNFFSSTLLIRHQRTHTGGKPLDIWSVGNASIV from the exons ATGGAAACTTCTGCCGTGGACCCATTCCCAAAAGAAGGAATATCACAGGAAAGCCATGTAGCTTCAGCTGGAAGGACCCACAATAGTATCCCCTTCCAGAATGTGGCTGAGGAAC ATGGGCAGGGGTGGATCAGAAGAAACAATAGAGAGGTGTCACAACCTGTGCTGGAGAAGAGTTGCACGTGCCAAGATGTAAAAGACACTTTTGGAAATTCAGGGGTAATGAAGGAAAATGGAAACCCAACTGGTGAAAGGAATGAATCATTTGCTAATTTGGACCTTGGCGTCCATGAAATTTCAGTCCACCCAGACCTTCCAAAAGAAGGGGAAAACCACAAGGCTCCTTCACGTGTAGAAAGTTGGGATGAAACGTTGGATAGGAACCTGCGCTGGAAAACCCACCCAGGAGAGAAGCCGTTTCAATGTCTTGAATGCGGGAAGAGTTTTAGCAGGAGCTCCGAACTGATTAGGCATAAAAGGGTTCATACGggagagaaaccctatgaatGCCCCGAGTGCGGAAAAAGCTTCAGTCAAAACAGAAACCTTGCTTCCCATCAAAGGagccacacgggagagaaaccttaCAAATGCTTGGAGTGCGGGAAGTGTTTCAGTAACAGCGGCATTCTCACTTCCCACCAGAGAAGCCACACCGGAGAGAAACCCTATCAATGTTTAGAGTGCGGGAAGTGCTTCAGTCAAAGCGGCATTCTCACGGCGCACCAAGCAATGCACACGGGGCAAAAGCCGTTTCCGTGCCTGGAGTGCGGGAAGAGGTTTCGCCAGCTCATACACCTTACCTCTCACGAGAGaatccacacgggagagaaacccttcCGGTGCCCGGAGTGCGGGAAGAGTTTCCGTCAACATATACATCTGGCTTCTCATCAAAGAacccacacgggagagaaacctttTCGGTGCCCGGAGTGCGGGAAGAGCTTTAGCCAGAGTTCACACCTGATTCGGCACGAAAGAacccacacgggagagaaaccgttTAAATGCCTCTCGTGCGAAAAGAACTTCGGTCACAGCTCCGAACTGGTTCGACACGAAAGAActcacacgggggagaagccctTTAAATGTCCCGAATGCGAGAAAAGCTTCAGTCGCAGCTCTGAACTTATTCGGCATAAAAGaatccacactggagagaaaccctataaatgcttGGAATGCGACAAGAGCTTCATCGATAGCACAAACCTTATTAGGCACCAGATAagccacacgggggagaaaccgtACAAGTGTCCAGAGTgcgggaaatgtttcagtcagagCAGAAGCCTGACGGCGCATCGACGGATTCACACGggcgagaaaccctttaaatgccaGGAGTGTGGGAAATGCTTCAGTCAGAGTGGGATCCTTACCGCGCATCAAGCCATGCACACGGGGCAGAAACCTTTCAAATGCCTGGAGTGCGGGAAGAGGTTCCGTCAGCACATCCACCTGACCTCCCACCGAAGAATCCACACGGGCGAGAAGCCGTTTAAATGCCCGGATTGCGGACGGAGCTTCCGTCAACACATACACCTCACCTCTCACAAAAGGATTCACACCGGGGAGAAACCTTTCCAGTGCCAGGAATGTGGCAAGAGTTTTAGTCACAACTCCATCCTTATTTCTCACGTGAGAACCCACACCGGAGACAAACCTTAcaaatgcttggagtgtggaaaaagcttcacTTGGAGCACCCTCCTGATTAGACACGAACGGACTCACACCggggagaaaccctttaaatgccaAGAGTGTGGCAAGGGCTTTAGTGAGGGCTCACTACTTAGCAAGCACGAGCGGCGTCACGCTGGGGAAAAACCCTTCAAATGTTTGGCGTGTGGAAAGAACTTTTTTTCTAGCACGCTTCTTATtcgacatcagaggactcacaccggGGGGAAACCGCTGGATATTTGGAGTGTGGGAAACGCATCAATTGTTTGA